Proteins encoded together in one Candidatus Binatia bacterium window:
- a CDS encoding M23 family metallopeptidase produces MRMREPSFGRRAMGFGRRVLLLTLAVVVLVAIGVTLWAGTSRPKATLTSEVEVVGRATPLALTLDAGRSGLRSWKVLLRGANGEETVVAEEELPRDGLLGSSVRSRTVDVVVDARAAGLAEGPAQLVVTARDWSPLRFWRSEGTILERPVTVDLTPPNVAVQGGQHYLTRGGSDAVVYTVSEDAVRSGVEIGDYFFPGEAGVVSDPAARVALYAMPHDVEPTARPKVVAEDAAGNRRETPFPVTVRDKTFPSEEIVIGDDFLTIKVPEILSVNELQPAADPVQSYLLINRDLRRQSEERLREIVASSEPRLLIDGAFRQQPGSKVGSRFAERRTYRYNGEVIDTQVHLGYDLASVKQAPVNAGNAGKVVYVGNLGIYGNVVIIDHGLGLSSLYAHLSSTEVEVGQEVAKGQQIGRTGETGLAGGDHLHFSIMLRGHHVDPVEWWDPKWLNNRVLAQIEPPAPAATPAPAAAPPAETAAQAAES; encoded by the coding sequence ATGCGGATGCGGGAACCGAGCTTCGGACGGCGCGCGATGGGCTTCGGCCGCCGCGTGCTGCTCCTCACCCTCGCGGTGGTGGTGCTCGTGGCGATCGGCGTCACGCTGTGGGCGGGAACGTCGAGACCCAAGGCGACGCTCACGTCGGAGGTCGAGGTCGTCGGGCGCGCCACGCCGCTCGCGCTGACGCTCGACGCGGGTCGCAGCGGCCTGCGCTCGTGGAAGGTCCTGCTGCGCGGCGCGAACGGCGAAGAGACGGTCGTCGCGGAGGAGGAGCTGCCGCGCGACGGGCTTCTCGGCAGCAGCGTCCGCTCGCGCACGGTCGACGTCGTCGTCGACGCGCGCGCGGCGGGCCTCGCGGAGGGCCCGGCGCAGCTCGTGGTGACGGCGCGCGACTGGTCGCCGCTGCGCTTCTGGCGCAGCGAGGGGACGATCCTCGAGCGTCCAGTCACCGTCGACCTGACGCCGCCGAACGTCGCGGTTCAGGGCGGGCAGCACTACTTGACGCGCGGTGGGAGCGACGCGGTCGTCTACACGGTGAGCGAGGACGCCGTCCGCTCCGGGGTCGAGATCGGCGACTACTTCTTCCCCGGCGAGGCGGGCGTGGTCTCCGACCCCGCGGCGCGCGTCGCGCTCTACGCGATGCCGCACGACGTCGAGCCGACCGCGCGGCCCAAGGTCGTCGCCGAGGACGCGGCCGGCAACCGGCGCGAGACGCCCTTCCCGGTGACGGTGCGCGACAAGACCTTCCCGAGCGAGGAGATCGTCATCGGGGACGACTTCCTGACCATCAAGGTTCCCGAGATCCTGTCGGTCAATGAGCTGCAGCCGGCGGCCGATCCGGTGCAGAGCTACCTGCTGATCAACCGCGACCTCCGCCGGCAGAGCGAGGAGCGCCTCCGGGAGATCGTCGCATCGAGCGAGCCGCGGCTGCTCATCGACGGCGCCTTCCGGCAGCAGCCGGGGAGCAAGGTCGGGTCGCGTTTTGCCGAGCGCCGGACGTACCGATACAACGGCGAGGTGATCGACACCCAGGTCCACCTCGGCTACGACCTGGCGTCCGTCAAGCAAGCGCCGGTGAACGCCGGCAACGCAGGAAAAGTCGTCTACGTCGGCAACCTCGGCATCTACGGCAACGTCGTGATCATCGACCACGGGCTCGGACTGTCCTCGCTCTACGCGCACCTCAGCAGCACCGAGGTCGAGGTGGGCCAGGAGGTCGCGAAGGGCCAGCAGATCGGACGCACCGGCGAGACCGGGCTCGCGGGCGGCGACCACCTGCACTTCAGCATCATGCTGCGCGGCCACCACGTCGACCCGGTCGAGTGGTGGGATCCGAAGTGGCTGAACAACCGCGTGCTCGCGCAGATCGAGCCGCCCGCACCGGCCGCGACGCCGGCGCCCGCAGCGGCGCCGCCGGCCGAGACCGCCGCGCAGGCGGCGGAATCCTGA